The proteins below come from a single Crossiella sp. CA-258035 genomic window:
- a CDS encoding class I SAM-dependent methyltransferase translates to MAYTEAYESDLLRGDQEPPPWRLREEIAALARGTDRMLDIGCGTMFKTLALAPLVGQVVGVEPNPRMLAQARANILAGAADNAFVVAGHAEQLPFPDASFDLVTVMLAPHDTGEISRVLRPGGRAVLEKIGDRDKSNFKTEFGADEHGPRGQFADLAAGERARAYETEFAEAFTRTEVRQGFWATYYTRPGLELVLEQTSAVRNYDPVVDKPVVDRICQEWTTDRGIRTTQNRILIHAWK, encoded by the coding sequence GTGGCCTACACCGAGGCGTACGAGTCCGACCTGCTCCGCGGCGACCAGGAACCCCCGCCCTGGCGACTCCGCGAAGAGATCGCCGCGCTGGCCCGCGGCACCGACCGGATGCTGGACATCGGATGCGGCACGATGTTCAAGACCCTCGCCCTCGCGCCGCTGGTCGGACAGGTCGTCGGCGTCGAACCCAACCCGCGCATGCTGGCCCAGGCCCGCGCCAACATCCTGGCCGGCGCGGCGGACAACGCGTTCGTCGTAGCCGGCCACGCCGAGCAGCTCCCGTTCCCGGACGCCTCCTTTGACCTGGTCACGGTGATGCTGGCCCCGCACGACACCGGCGAGATCAGTCGCGTGCTGAGGCCCGGCGGCAGAGCTGTCCTGGAGAAGATCGGCGACCGCGACAAGTCGAACTTCAAGACCGAGTTCGGCGCCGATGAGCATGGCCCGCGCGGCCAGTTCGCCGACCTGGCCGCCGGCGAACGCGCCCGCGCCTACGAGACCGAGTTCGCCGAGGCCTTCACCCGCACCGAAGTCCGGCAGGGGTTCTGGGCGACCTACTACACCCGCCCCGGCCTGGAACTGGTGCTGGAGCAGACCTCCGCCGTCCGCAACTACGACCCGGTCGTGGACAAACCGGTCGTCGACCGGATCTGCCAGGAGTGGACCACCGACCGAGGAATCAGGACCACCCAGAACCGCATCCTCATCCACGCCTGGAAGTAA
- a CDS encoding alpha/beta hydrolase — MSLATVVTAAAALVAVPGVASAAPPVKQVQWVACPADVALAGLECGKLQVPLDYRTPEGRQTEIMITRLASKSPEKRKGILLTNPGGPAEGLTFPFFLKARGMPQSVLDAYDVIGMDPRGIGYSSPATCDLTEAQMLAGSVPPYAVTQADVRKRAEEVKTMAQQCLKSSTADELPYNTTANIARDLDRVRAALGEKKASYLGYSYGTYLGSVYATLFPRTSDRVVLDSNLPKGGWDVEGGRMYGPGVEDTFPDFAKWAAAHPEYGLGATPQEVRAKYFDLAGRLDAKPSVEGITGQQFRMLVFGGLYATGDAPFSKMAAQWKALDNDQPLPPTEVPKVPRMESLISGRLHVICGDSQWPSSVSTYERNVAVDRIRYPMFGAAGANIYPCAFWPKPVEKQVLPSDRGPRNILMVQNERDPATPLVGARSTRRAFGDRAAMITIDQGGHGAYLFGKNNCANDKVTEYLLGGQRPSDVKCAAETG; from the coding sequence TTGTCGCTGGCCACGGTGGTGACCGCCGCCGCAGCGCTGGTGGCGGTACCGGGGGTGGCGTCCGCCGCACCGCCCGTGAAGCAGGTGCAGTGGGTCGCGTGTCCCGCTGACGTGGCGCTTGCCGGACTGGAGTGCGGAAAGCTCCAGGTGCCGCTCGACTACCGCACGCCGGAGGGCCGCCAGACCGAGATCATGATCACCCGGCTGGCCAGCAAGAGCCCTGAGAAGCGCAAGGGCATCCTGCTGACCAACCCCGGCGGGCCGGCCGAGGGCCTCACGTTCCCGTTCTTCCTGAAGGCACGGGGAATGCCGCAGAGCGTGCTGGACGCGTACGACGTGATCGGCATGGACCCGCGCGGCATCGGCTACAGCTCGCCTGCCACGTGCGACCTGACCGAGGCGCAGATGCTTGCGGGCAGCGTGCCGCCGTACGCCGTGACGCAGGCCGATGTGCGCAAGCGGGCTGAGGAGGTCAAGACGATGGCACAGCAGTGCCTCAAGTCGTCGACCGCCGACGAACTGCCGTACAACACGACCGCGAACATCGCCCGCGACCTGGACCGCGTCCGCGCCGCACTGGGTGAGAAGAAGGCCTCGTACCTCGGCTACTCGTACGGCACGTACCTGGGCTCGGTCTACGCCACGCTGTTCCCGAGGACCAGCGACCGCGTCGTGCTCGACAGCAACCTCCCCAAGGGTGGCTGGGACGTCGAGGGTGGCCGCATGTACGGCCCCGGCGTGGAGGACACGTTCCCGGACTTCGCGAAGTGGGCGGCGGCACACCCCGAGTACGGGCTGGGCGCCACGCCGCAGGAGGTGCGCGCCAAGTACTTCGACCTCGCGGGCCGGCTGGACGCGAAGCCGTCGGTCGAGGGCATCACCGGTCAGCAGTTCCGGATGCTGGTGTTCGGCGGCCTCTACGCCACCGGTGACGCGCCGTTCTCGAAGATGGCCGCGCAGTGGAAGGCGCTTGACAACGACCAGCCGCTGCCGCCCACGGAGGTACCGAAGGTCCCGCGCATGGAAAGCCTGATCTCCGGCCGCCTGCACGTGATCTGCGGCGACTCCCAGTGGCCTTCGTCTGTCAGCACTTACGAGCGCAACGTCGCCGTGGACCGCATCCGGTACCCGATGTTCGGTGCCGCAGGGGCGAACATCTACCCGTGCGCGTTCTGGCCGAAGCCGGTGGAGAAGCAGGTGCTGCCGTCCGACCGCGGACCGCGCAACATCCTCATGGTGCAGAACGAGCGCGACCCCGCCACGCCGCTCGTCGGCGCCCGCTCGACGCGTCGGGCGTTCGGTGACCGGGCCGCGATGATCACCATCGACCAGGGCGGGCACGGCGCCTACCTGTTCGGCAAGAACAACTGCGCCAACGACAAGGTCACCGAGTACCTGCTCGGTGGACAGCGTCCGAGCGATGTGAAGTGCGCGGCTGAAACCGGCTGA
- a CDS encoding class I SAM-dependent DNA methyltransferase, whose amino-acid sequence MSTLGSFIWSIADQLRGPYRPNQYGNVILPLTILRRLDCILEPDRETVRELAAKYDNPNRLRIEVKKATGRPFYNTSNYSFVNLLADADGLADNLADYIDRFSPDVDVFEYFDFKKEILNLEKAGLLREVITSFKAVGLHPDVVSNADMGDAFEYIIRKFNEAANETSGDHYTPRDAIRLLVDLLFAEKDVDLAEAGIVRTVYDPTAGTGGMLALAEEYLLTHNPDAKLSLFGQEYNPQSYAICKSDLLAKGHDASNIAFGNTLTDDAFKGRQFDFCMSNPPYGVDWKQYAKAVIKERDEAGPYGRFAPGLPSTSDGQMLFLLHLVHKMRAPEDGGGRAGIVMNGSPLFNGAAESGPSNIRKWLLENDLVDAIIALPTNMFFNTGIATYIWILDNDKHSDRKGLVQLIDGTSFWTKMRKNLGSKGREISDADRDKVVKLYDDFINADPDCSKVLRNDEFGYWTITVERPLLDESGQPVVDRKGNPKPDTKKRDTENVPFTYGGSTAGAVGKAEVVQAYFDAEVKPHVPDAWIDWAKVKVGYEIPFTRHFYKYVPPRPLAEIDADLEKQVAKILDLLREVEG is encoded by the coding sequence GTGAGCACCCTCGGTAGTTTCATCTGGTCGATCGCCGACCAACTTCGGGGTCCCTACCGCCCCAACCAGTACGGCAACGTCATCCTCCCTCTCACGATCCTGCGTCGCCTCGACTGCATCCTCGAGCCTGACCGGGAGACGGTCCGGGAGTTGGCGGCTAAGTATGACAACCCGAACCGGCTCAGGATCGAGGTCAAGAAGGCGACCGGCCGGCCGTTCTACAACACCTCGAACTACTCCTTCGTCAACCTGCTGGCTGACGCCGACGGGCTGGCGGACAACCTGGCCGACTACATCGACCGGTTCTCGCCCGATGTCGACGTGTTCGAGTACTTCGACTTCAAGAAGGAGATCCTCAACCTGGAGAAGGCCGGGCTCCTGCGTGAGGTCATCACGTCCTTCAAGGCCGTCGGCCTACATCCGGACGTCGTCTCCAACGCCGACATGGGCGACGCGTTCGAGTACATCATCCGCAAGTTCAACGAGGCCGCGAACGAGACCTCCGGTGACCACTACACCCCGCGGGACGCGATCCGGCTGCTGGTCGACCTGCTCTTCGCTGAAAAGGACGTCGACCTGGCCGAGGCTGGCATCGTCCGTACAGTGTACGATCCTACGGCGGGCACCGGCGGCATGCTCGCCTTGGCCGAGGAGTACCTGCTCACGCACAACCCCGACGCGAAGCTGAGCCTGTTCGGCCAGGAGTACAACCCGCAGTCGTACGCGATCTGCAAGTCCGACCTGCTCGCTAAGGGCCACGACGCGTCCAACATCGCCTTCGGCAACACGCTCACCGATGACGCGTTCAAGGGCCGCCAGTTCGACTTCTGTATGTCCAACCCGCCGTATGGCGTCGACTGGAAGCAGTACGCCAAGGCGGTCATAAAAGAGCGCGACGAAGCAGGTCCCTATGGTCGGTTCGCCCCCGGCCTTCCGTCGACCTCGGACGGGCAGATGCTCTTCCTGCTCCACCTGGTTCACAAGATGCGGGCGCCGGAGGACGGCGGCGGTCGGGCCGGGATCGTGATGAACGGCTCGCCGCTCTTCAACGGCGCCGCCGAGTCTGGCCCCTCCAACATCCGCAAGTGGCTACTGGAGAACGATCTGGTCGATGCCATCATCGCGCTGCCGACCAACATGTTCTTCAACACCGGCATCGCCACCTACATCTGGATCCTCGACAACGACAAGCATTCCGACCGCAAGGGCCTGGTCCAGCTCATCGACGGCACCTCGTTCTGGACCAAGATGCGCAAGAACCTCGGCTCCAAGGGACGCGAAATCAGCGATGCCGACCGCGACAAGGTCGTGAAGCTGTACGACGACTTCATCAATGCCGACCCGGACTGCTCCAAGGTGCTGCGCAACGACGAGTTCGGCTACTGGACCATCACCGTCGAGCGCCCCCTTCTCGACGAGTCTGGCCAGCCGGTAGTGGACCGCAAGGGCAATCCCAAACCGGACACCAAGAAGCGCGACACCGAGAACGTCCCATTCACCTACGGCGGCTCGACCGCTGGCGCTGTGGGCAAGGCCGAGGTCGTCCAGGCGTACTTCGATGCCGAGGTGAAGCCGCATGTCCCCGACGCCTGGATCGATTGGGCCAAGGTCAAGGTCGGCTACGAAATCCCCTTCACCCGCCACTTCTACAAGTACGTCCCACCCCGCCCTCTCGCCGAGATCGACGCTGACCTGGAAAAGCAGGTCGCCAAGATCCTCGACCTCCTCCGGGAGGTTGAGGGATGA
- a CDS encoding restriction endonuclease subunit S gives MTDSVRLKWLLTESDVRAGAEAEALPLLSVSISWGVRRREASDMTTRAASEDLSSYKLCRAGDLVINRMRAFQGALGIAPEDGVVSPDYAVLRVAPMVDKRWLNYFLTSGFTVATMASLVRGIGGTEAGNVRTPRLNISDLQSMTAPLVSADEQRAIADYLDRETARIDTLVEEQQRLIEMLRERRHALRVHVALHGTTQAAEADSPLPWASKLPASWRVVPLTSAAQLESGHTPSRSREDWWTDCYIPWVSLHDVGTMRGAKYLQDTAQRISDAGIANSSARLLPVRTVVLSRDATVGRTAIMGVPMATSQHFAAWVCGPLLDPEYLWVLFSDAMQPFFDSFQNGSTIRTIGMGDLKAFRIPLPPLGEQRRIVEYLDEETPKIDTVIAETERFIELARERRAALITAAVTGQIDVREMV, from the coding sequence ATGACCGACTCGGTCCGTCTCAAGTGGCTGCTCACCGAATCCGACGTGCGAGCGGGGGCGGAAGCCGAGGCCCTGCCGCTGCTGTCGGTCTCGATCAGTTGGGGCGTCCGACGTCGGGAGGCGTCGGACATGACCACGCGGGCGGCTTCCGAGGATCTGTCCAGCTATAAGCTCTGTCGCGCGGGCGACCTTGTCATCAACCGGATGCGGGCCTTCCAGGGCGCGCTCGGCATCGCGCCGGAGGACGGGGTCGTCAGCCCAGACTACGCGGTGCTGCGAGTCGCCCCAATGGTCGACAAGCGGTGGCTGAACTACTTCCTGACCAGCGGATTCACTGTGGCGACGATGGCGAGCCTGGTTCGCGGCATCGGCGGAACCGAGGCTGGGAATGTTCGAACTCCCCGGCTGAACATCAGCGACCTGCAGTCGATGACCGCACCACTAGTGTCGGCAGACGAGCAGCGCGCCATCGCCGACTACCTCGACCGCGAGACTGCCCGGATCGACACACTCGTCGAGGAGCAGCAGCGCCTGATCGAGATGCTCCGCGAGCGACGGCACGCACTCCGCGTGCACGTAGCCCTGCACGGAACGACGCAGGCGGCGGAGGCTGACAGCCCTTTGCCGTGGGCGAGCAAACTCCCGGCGAGTTGGCGAGTTGTCCCGCTTACCTCGGCAGCTCAACTCGAAAGCGGTCACACGCCAAGCCGATCACGGGAGGATTGGTGGACGGACTGCTACATCCCATGGGTGAGCCTCCATGACGTTGGCACGATGCGTGGCGCCAAGTACCTTCAAGACACAGCGCAGCGGATCAGCGACGCCGGAATTGCCAACAGTTCCGCGCGCCTGCTCCCCGTCCGCACTGTCGTCCTTTCTCGTGACGCGACTGTGGGAAGGACAGCGATCATGGGCGTTCCGATGGCGACGTCGCAGCATTTTGCCGCATGGGTATGTGGACCGCTTCTTGATCCTGAGTACCTCTGGGTCTTGTTCTCGGATGCGATGCAACCGTTCTTCGATTCCTTCCAGAACGGGTCGACGATCCGCACGATCGGCATGGGGGACCTCAAGGCTTTTCGTATCCCGCTGCCGCCTCTCGGCGAGCAGAGGCGAATCGTCGAGTACTTGGACGAGGAGACCCCGAAGATCGACACCGTGATCGCTGAGACGGAGCGGTTCATCGAGCTTGCACGTGAGCGTCGGGCGGCGTTGATCACGGCGGCGGTGACGGGGCAGATCGACGTGCGGGAGATGGTCTGA
- a CDS encoding DEAD/DEAH box helicase family protein → MADHNEVVFESEICEYLSAHGWLYSEDDSGYDRERALFPKDLFAWLEETQQASYEKALRAAGSEAKFLDVLATALDKPLEHGGGTLNILRNGVQYIGGGRLKMAQFRPETSLNATTNEQYAAMRVRVARQVHFSTADQRSIDLVFFINGLPVATVELKTEFTQSLDEAVNQYRKNRNPLTNGRPEPLLSFGHRALVHFAVSNDLAAMTTKLEGEKTHFLPFNMGHDSGAGNPPGTGGRSATAYLWERVWEKHAWLNIIGRLMIVETKEEWDVATGISVRRTSMLFPRFHQWEAVTNIVAAVRAEGVGHRYLIEHSAGSGKTNTIAWTAHRLARLHVNDEKVFDSVLVVVDRTVLDGQLQEAIRQIDGSGKIVATISPEDVRKAGAKSKSGLLATALKNGELIIAVTVQTFPFALEEIRADKGLKGKRFAVIADEAHSSQSGQISSKLKAVLTAEEVKEIEEGGSVDVESILVSEMVERAESKNISYFAFTATPKNKTLELFGRKGPDGKPVEFHLYSMRQAIEEGYILDVLRGYQSYDTALKIAGKAESGDGDEVEEAAARKGLMRWVKLHPTNISQKVQIIVEHFHANVAHLLEGKAKAMVVTDSRKAAVKYKKAIDAYIAKRAAMDASYNYRTLVAFSGSVTMAEGEEWVSDWGPQPSKDDEFTEANLNPGAGSDLAAAFKGATYKIMLVANKFQTGFDQPLLSAMYVDKKLSGVTAVQTLSRLNRTHRTASGEQKRKTFVIDFVNKPEDIQTAFEPYFTNATLETETDPYVVFHLATKLAHAGIYTPEQVREVAELWVTRKGNNALSAAISPAKNEFARRYAAAIEADDKVTLNTLDLFRKDVSTLVRLYDFMSQIVDYGDPYMEMLSIFLRLLEKVIADASWAAEVDLSDVVLVGVKHNKRTAVDISLTGDGELKGISAAGTGTRKEPKYVALQVVIDKMNDLFGAESFTASQVREFVQGLVQRLLAYPDLINQTKVNSKKQFMESQDFQAAVTEAVVENQEAHNAMADYFFSDGPGISAVIMALADAFYEAAIDQHPDV, encoded by the coding sequence ATGGCCGATCACAACGAGGTCGTCTTCGAGTCCGAGATCTGCGAGTACCTGTCCGCTCATGGATGGCTGTACTCGGAGGATGACTCCGGCTATGACCGGGAACGGGCGCTGTTCCCCAAGGATCTGTTCGCGTGGTTGGAGGAGACCCAGCAGGCGTCGTACGAGAAAGCACTGAGGGCGGCGGGGTCGGAGGCGAAGTTCCTGGACGTGCTGGCCACGGCGCTCGACAAGCCTCTCGAACATGGTGGCGGGACGCTGAACATCCTGCGCAACGGGGTGCAGTACATCGGTGGTGGCCGGCTGAAGATGGCGCAGTTCCGGCCTGAGACCAGCCTGAATGCGACCACGAACGAGCAGTACGCGGCGATGCGGGTACGGGTTGCACGGCAGGTGCACTTCTCAACCGCTGACCAGCGCAGCATCGACCTGGTCTTCTTCATCAACGGGCTCCCGGTGGCCACCGTCGAGTTGAAGACCGAGTTCACCCAGTCGCTGGATGAGGCGGTCAACCAGTACCGCAAGAACCGGAACCCGCTGACCAACGGTCGGCCGGAGCCGCTGCTGTCGTTCGGGCACCGGGCGCTGGTGCACTTCGCGGTCTCCAACGACCTGGCCGCGATGACTACCAAGTTGGAGGGCGAGAAGACACATTTCCTGCCGTTCAACATGGGCCATGACAGTGGCGCGGGGAACCCGCCCGGCACGGGCGGGCGGTCAGCGACGGCGTACCTGTGGGAGCGGGTCTGGGAGAAGCACGCCTGGCTCAACATCATCGGTCGGCTGATGATCGTGGAGACCAAGGAGGAGTGGGACGTCGCGACCGGCATCTCAGTGCGGCGTACGAGCATGCTCTTCCCGCGGTTTCACCAATGGGAGGCCGTGACGAACATTGTGGCTGCGGTGCGTGCGGAGGGGGTGGGGCACCGTTACCTGATCGAGCATTCGGCAGGGTCGGGCAAGACGAACACCATCGCCTGGACCGCGCACCGCCTGGCGCGGCTGCATGTGAACGACGAGAAGGTCTTCGACTCGGTGCTCGTGGTCGTGGACCGCACGGTGCTCGATGGGCAGCTCCAGGAAGCGATCCGGCAGATCGACGGGTCGGGGAAGATCGTGGCCACGATCAGCCCGGAAGACGTTCGCAAGGCGGGGGCGAAGTCGAAGTCCGGGCTGCTGGCGACCGCGTTGAAGAACGGTGAGCTGATCATCGCGGTGACGGTGCAGACCTTCCCGTTCGCGCTCGAGGAGATCCGGGCCGATAAGGGGTTGAAGGGGAAGCGGTTCGCGGTGATCGCGGACGAGGCGCACTCCTCGCAGTCCGGGCAGATCTCCTCCAAGCTCAAGGCCGTGCTGACCGCTGAGGAGGTCAAGGAGATCGAGGAGGGTGGCTCCGTCGACGTGGAGTCGATCCTGGTCTCGGAGATGGTTGAGCGGGCGGAGTCGAAGAACATCTCCTACTTCGCGTTCACCGCGACGCCGAAGAACAAGACCCTCGAGCTATTCGGTCGCAAGGGCCCTGACGGGAAGCCGGTCGAGTTCCACCTGTACTCGATGCGGCAGGCGATCGAGGAGGGCTACATCCTTGACGTGCTCAGGGGCTACCAGTCCTACGACACCGCGCTGAAGATCGCCGGCAAGGCCGAGAGCGGCGATGGTGACGAGGTGGAGGAGGCGGCGGCCCGGAAGGGGTTGATGCGGTGGGTGAAGCTGCACCCAACCAACATCAGCCAGAAGGTGCAGATCATCGTCGAGCACTTCCACGCCAACGTCGCCCACCTGCTGGAGGGCAAGGCGAAGGCGATGGTCGTGACCGACTCGCGCAAGGCCGCGGTGAAGTACAAGAAGGCGATCGACGCCTACATCGCCAAGCGGGCTGCCATGGATGCCTCGTACAACTACCGCACCCTGGTCGCTTTCTCCGGCTCGGTGACGATGGCCGAGGGCGAGGAGTGGGTCTCGGACTGGGGGCCGCAGCCGAGCAAGGATGACGAGTTCACTGAGGCCAACCTGAACCCTGGTGCGGGCTCGGACTTGGCTGCCGCCTTCAAGGGCGCGACGTACAAGATCATGCTGGTCGCTAACAAGTTCCAGACCGGGTTCGACCAGCCGCTGCTCTCGGCGATGTACGTCGACAAGAAGCTCTCCGGGGTGACTGCGGTGCAGACGCTCTCGCGGCTCAACCGCACCCATCGCACTGCGAGTGGGGAGCAGAAGCGCAAGACGTTCGTCATCGACTTCGTGAACAAACCCGAGGACATCCAAACTGCGTTCGAGCCGTACTTCACCAACGCCACCCTGGAGACCGAGACCGACCCGTACGTCGTCTTCCACCTTGCCACCAAGCTCGCCCACGCTGGGATCTACACGCCAGAGCAGGTGCGCGAAGTCGCTGAACTGTGGGTCACCCGGAAAGGCAACAACGCGCTCTCGGCCGCGATCAGCCCGGCCAAGAACGAGTTCGCCCGCCGCTACGCGGCTGCGATCGAGGCCGACGACAAGGTCACCCTCAACACCCTCGACCTGTTCCGAAAGGACGTTTCCACCCTTGTCCGGCTTTACGATTTCATGAGCCAGATCGTCGACTACGGCGACCCGTACATGGAGATGCTGTCGATCTTCCTCCGGCTCCTGGAGAAGGTCATCGCAGATGCATCGTGGGCCGCGGAGGTCGACCTTTCCGATGTCGTCCTGGTAGGAGTCAAGCACAACAAGCGGACTGCGGTCGACATCTCGCTGACCGGCGACGGTGAACTGAAGGGAATCAGCGCAGCGGGCACCGGCACCCGGAAGGAGCCAAAGTACGTCGCACTCCAGGTCGTCATCGACAAAATGAACGACCTCTTCGGCGCCGAGTCGTTCACCGCGTCGCAAGTCCGTGAGTTCGTGCAGGGACTGGTGCAGCGGCTGCTCGCCTACCCAGACCTGATCAACCAGACCAAGGTCAACTCGAAAAAGCAGTTCATGGAGTCGCAAGACTTCCAGGCTGCGGTCACCGAGGCCGTTGTCGAAAACCAGG